A single window of Actinoallomurus bryophytorum DNA harbors:
- the thrS gene encoding threonine--tRNA ligase, protein MEYEAAGQSVAFDVDITDHRGDSVSELRITLGGSERVVAAGTTVGEALEADGRSIVAARVNDQARDLAYVLADGDVAEPIEVGSPEGLSIVRHSAAHVMAQAVQELFPKAKLGIGPPVENGFYYDFDVEQPFQPDDLKRIEKRMREIVKQGQSFSRRVVTDSGAREELAGEPYKLELIGLKGAAADEESVEVGGGELTIYDNLDAKTGDLRWKDLCRGPHLPTTRAIPAFKLMRSGGAYWRGSEKNPQLQRIYGTAWESRERQDDYLKMLEEAEKRDHRRLGAELDLFSFPSEIGSGLAVFHPKGGIVRRVMEDYSRKRHEESGYEFVNTPHITKGDLFDTSGHLGWYKDDMFPPMEVDGADYYLKPMNCPMHNLIFRARGRSYRELPLRLFEFGTVYRFEKSGVVHGLTRVRGMTQDDSHIYCTKEQMVGELKKLLTFVLDLLRDYGLSEFFLELSTRDDSEKFIGAQADWDEATAALQEAADESGLDLVSDPGGAAFYGPKISVQAKDAIGRTWQLSTIQVDFNQPKRFGLEYQAADGTRQQPMMIHRALFGSIERFFGVLLEHYAGALPPWLAPVQVVGIPISDDHVEHLEQVAARLRERGIRVEVDTSSDRMQKKIRNAQKQKIPYMLLAGDDDVAKGAVSFRYRSGEQNNAVAVGDAIEEIVKAVEQRVQI, encoded by the coding sequence ATGGAGTACGAGGCGGCCGGGCAGTCGGTAGCATTCGACGTCGACATCACTGACCATCGAGGAGATTCCGTGTCTGAACTGCGCATCACCCTCGGCGGAAGCGAGCGTGTGGTGGCGGCAGGCACCACTGTGGGAGAGGCGCTCGAAGCCGACGGCCGCAGCATCGTGGCGGCCCGTGTCAACGACCAGGCCCGCGACCTGGCCTACGTCCTGGCGGACGGTGACGTGGCCGAGCCGATCGAGGTCGGCTCACCCGAGGGCCTGTCCATCGTCCGTCACTCGGCGGCGCACGTCATGGCGCAGGCCGTACAGGAGCTGTTCCCCAAGGCCAAGCTGGGCATCGGCCCGCCGGTCGAGAACGGCTTCTACTACGACTTCGACGTCGAGCAGCCCTTCCAGCCCGATGACCTCAAGCGCATCGAGAAGCGCATGCGCGAGATCGTCAAGCAGGGCCAGTCCTTCTCCCGCCGCGTGGTCACCGACTCCGGCGCGCGCGAGGAGCTGGCCGGCGAGCCGTACAAGCTGGAGCTGATCGGGCTCAAGGGCGCCGCGGCGGACGAGGAGAGCGTCGAGGTGGGCGGCGGCGAGCTGACCATCTACGACAACCTCGACGCCAAGACCGGGGACCTGCGCTGGAAGGACCTCTGCCGCGGCCCGCACCTGCCCACCACCCGCGCGATCCCGGCGTTCAAGCTGATGCGCTCCGGCGGCGCCTACTGGCGGGGGAGTGAGAAGAACCCCCAGCTCCAGCGGATCTACGGCACCGCGTGGGAGTCGCGCGAGCGGCAGGACGACTACCTCAAGATGCTCGAGGAGGCCGAGAAGCGCGACCACCGCAGGCTCGGCGCCGAGCTCGACCTGTTCTCCTTCCCGAGCGAGATCGGCAGTGGCCTCGCGGTCTTCCACCCCAAGGGCGGCATCGTCCGCCGGGTGATGGAGGACTACTCCCGCAAGCGCCACGAAGAGTCGGGGTATGAGTTCGTCAACACCCCGCACATCACCAAGGGCGACCTGTTCGACACCTCCGGCCACCTGGGCTGGTACAAGGACGACATGTTCCCGCCCATGGAGGTGGACGGGGCCGACTACTACCTGAAGCCGATGAACTGCCCCATGCACAACCTGATCTTCCGGGCGCGTGGGCGGTCCTACCGTGAGCTGCCGCTACGGCTGTTCGAGTTCGGCACCGTCTACCGGTTCGAGAAGTCCGGCGTCGTACACGGCCTCACCCGCGTACGCGGCATGACCCAGGACGACTCCCACATCTACTGCACCAAGGAGCAGATGGTCGGGGAGCTGAAGAAACTCCTCACCTTCGTGCTCGACCTGCTGCGCGACTACGGGCTGAGCGAGTTCTTCCTGGAGCTGTCCACCCGCGACGATTCGGAGAAGTTCATCGGCGCGCAGGCGGACTGGGACGAGGCGACCGCCGCGTTGCAGGAGGCGGCCGACGAGTCCGGCCTGGACCTCGTGTCCGACCCGGGCGGCGCGGCGTTCTACGGGCCGAAGATCTCCGTGCAGGCCAAGGACGCCATCGGCCGTACCTGGCAGCTGTCCACCATCCAGGTCGACTTCAACCAGCCGAAGCGCTTCGGGCTGGAGTACCAGGCGGCCGACGGCACCCGGCAGCAGCCGATGATGATCCACCGGGCGCTCTTCGGCTCGATCGAGCGCTTCTTCGGCGTCCTGCTGGAGCACTACGCGGGCGCGCTGCCGCCCTGGCTCGCTCCGGTACAGGTCGTCGGCATTCCCATCTCCGACGACCACGTCGAGCACCTGGAGCAGGTCGCCGCCCGGCTGCGCGAGCGCGGCATCCGGGTGGAGGTCGACACCTCCTCGGACCGCATGCAGAAGAAGATCCGCAACGCGCAGAAGCAGAAGATCCCGTACATGCTGCTGGCGGGCGACGACGACGTGGCCAAGGGCGCGGTCTCGTTTCGCTACCGCAGCGGCGAGCAGAACAACGCCGTGGCGGTGGGCGACGCGATCGAGGAGATCGTGAAGGCCGTGGAGCAGCGCGTCCAGATCTGA
- a CDS encoding Asp23/Gls24 family envelope stress response protein, translated as MTDFADGNQPPEQVEEQVNVVVADRSPDTEPAQPAAQVKGRIDIEDEVVEKVAGLAAIEVDGVADLGGDVERVVENVREHIGVGHRRGDQGVKAHIDGHDVTIEVTIVIEYGHVVMDVARDVKHNVATQTTRMLGLTVVEVNVVVDDVRMPEPPAPAKGEEPEEEDEDDHRLTLG; from the coding sequence ATGACCGATTTCGCTGATGGGAACCAGCCACCCGAGCAGGTGGAAGAGCAGGTCAACGTCGTCGTCGCCGACCGTTCGCCCGACACGGAGCCGGCACAGCCGGCCGCGCAGGTGAAGGGCCGCATCGACATCGAGGACGAGGTCGTCGAGAAGGTCGCCGGACTGGCCGCGATCGAGGTCGACGGCGTCGCCGACCTCGGCGGCGACGTGGAGCGCGTCGTGGAGAACGTCCGCGAGCACATCGGTGTCGGCCACCGCCGTGGCGACCAGGGCGTCAAGGCCCATATCGACGGTCACGACGTCACGATCGAGGTCACCATCGTGATCGAGTACGGCCACGTCGTGATGGATGTGGCCCGTGACGTCAAGCACAACGTCGCCACGCAGACGACCCGCATGCTCGGCCTGACCGTGGTCGAGGTCAACGTGGTGGTCGACGACGTCAGGATGCCGGAGCCGCCCGCTCCCGCCAAGGGCGAGGAGCCCGAGGAGGAGGACGAGGACGACCACCGGCTGACGCTCGGCTGA
- a CDS encoding HIT family protein, whose translation MTEPKREEQFGVGGPDQFQRLWTPHRMAYIKGESKPTGLGPDDGCPFCEIPKMDDEEGLIVRRGEYTYAVLNLYPYNSGHLMVCPFRHVSDYNDLDLAETAELALLTKRSVTALRKASGAQGFNVGMNLGHVAGAGIAAHLHQHVVPRWGGDTNFMPIIGQTRVLPQLLRDTRRLLADAWPLD comes from the coding sequence ATGACCGAGCCCAAGCGTGAGGAGCAGTTCGGCGTCGGGGGTCCCGACCAGTTCCAGCGTCTGTGGACCCCCCACCGGATGGCGTACATCAAGGGCGAGAGCAAACCCACGGGCTTGGGACCGGACGACGGCTGCCCGTTCTGCGAGATCCCCAAGATGGACGACGAGGAGGGGCTGATCGTACGGCGGGGTGAGTACACCTACGCGGTGCTCAACCTCTACCCGTACAACTCGGGTCACCTCATGGTGTGCCCGTTCCGGCACGTCAGCGACTACAACGACCTCGACCTCGCCGAGACCGCCGAGCTCGCCCTCCTCACCAAACGCTCCGTCACCGCGCTGCGCAAGGCGAGCGGCGCGCAGGGGTTCAACGTCGGAATGAACCTCGGCCACGTCGCGGGTGCCGGCATCGCCGCCCACCTGCACCAGCACGTCGTCCCCCGCTGGGGCGGCGACACCAACTTCATGCCGATCATCGGCCAGACACGGGTGCTGCCCCAGCTGCTCCGGGACACCCGTCGCCTGCTCGCCGACGCCTGGCCCCTGGACTGA
- a CDS encoding thiol-disulfide oxidoreductase DCC family protein: MGRPVLLYDGDCGFCTTSVGFLERHIPTTAEVTPYQFADLKALGTTAARADREVLWVEEDRIFGGAQAIARLLIDARGPWRPLGLLIRVPPFRWLAAGVYHLVTVNRHRLPGGTPACALPAADRPGSGKATG; the protein is encoded by the coding sequence ATGGGACGACCCGTTCTCCTCTACGACGGCGACTGCGGATTCTGTACGACCTCGGTGGGATTCCTCGAGCGCCACATCCCGACGACGGCCGAGGTGACGCCGTACCAGTTCGCGGACCTGAAGGCACTCGGCACGACCGCCGCACGCGCCGACCGCGAGGTCCTCTGGGTGGAGGAGGACCGGATCTTCGGCGGAGCACAGGCGATCGCCAGGCTCCTCATCGACGCCCGCGGCCCGTGGCGGCCACTCGGCCTGCTGATCCGCGTCCCGCCGTTCCGCTGGCTCGCGGCGGGCGTCTACCACCTGGTCACGGTCAACCGCCACCGCCTCCCGGGCGGCACTCCCGCGTGCGCCCTGCCGGCCGCGGACCGCCCCGGATCGGGCAAGGCGACCGGCTGA
- a CDS encoding elongation factor G-like protein EF-G2 has protein sequence MADKTGPQGAAGRAPSVDQPEKIRNIALVGHSGAGKTTLAEALLAATGTIQRPGRVEDGSTVSDYDDVEMRQQRSVNLSVSSFMHSGVKVNLVDTPGYADFVGDLRAGLRAADAALFVISAVDGIDGVTRMLWEECATVGMPRAVVITKIDQQRGDFDEVLTDCQDAFGDGVLPCYFPCEAGLIALLSQKCLDYSSGTRAERAPDAEFLDRLSEQRGALIEGIIQESEDETLMDRYLSGEEIDVKALIEDLEKAVARGSFYPVLTTSVPHGDNPGPVIGMSELLEVITQAFPSPLEHGIPTVTGTDGKSDRRLTCDPDGPLVAEVIKTASDPYVGRISLVRVFSGTLTPDETVHVSGHGLEDRGHEDHDVDERVGALSSPLGKLQRTMSSCVAGDICAVAKLGHAETGDTISAKEEPLLMAPWSMPDPLLPTAIQAKSKADEDKLSQALARLVAEDPTLRLENNSETRQLVLWNMGEAHADVLLDRLSSRYGVEVETVPLRVPLRETFGGTASGLGRHVKQSGGHGQYAICHVEVEPLPSGSGFEFADKIVGGVVPRQFIPSVEKGLRVQMERGVLAGYPMVDIRVTLYDGKAHSVDSSDMAFQTAGQLGLKDAAAKTKVLLLEPVDEVAVLVADDYVGAVMSDLSSRRGRVLGSEAIAGGRSLIKAEVPQLEITRYAIDLRSMSHGTGTFSRSFLRYEPLPAQLAEKVIAES, from the coding sequence GTGGCGGATAAGACAGGTCCCCAAGGAGCCGCCGGCAGGGCACCATCGGTCGACCAACCCGAGAAGATACGCAACATCGCGTTGGTCGGCCATTCCGGGGCGGGAAAGACGACTCTCGCCGAGGCGCTGCTCGCTGCGACCGGTACGATCCAGCGTCCCGGTCGCGTCGAGGACGGCTCGACGGTGAGTGACTACGACGACGTCGAGATGCGCCAGCAGCGCTCGGTGAACCTCTCGGTGTCGTCGTTCATGCATTCGGGCGTCAAGGTCAACCTGGTGGACACACCCGGCTACGCCGACTTCGTCGGTGACCTGCGGGCCGGGCTGCGCGCCGCCGACGCGGCACTGTTCGTCATCTCGGCGGTGGACGGCATCGACGGCGTCACCCGGATGCTGTGGGAAGAGTGCGCGACGGTCGGCATGCCGCGTGCCGTCGTGATCACCAAGATCGACCAGCAGCGCGGCGACTTCGACGAGGTGCTCACCGACTGCCAGGACGCCTTCGGCGACGGTGTGCTGCCGTGCTACTTCCCGTGTGAGGCCGGGCTGATCGCGCTGCTGTCGCAGAAGTGCCTGGACTACTCCTCCGGCACGCGCGCCGAGCGCGCGCCGGACGCGGAGTTCCTGGACCGGCTGTCGGAGCAGCGGGGCGCCCTCATCGAGGGGATCATCCAGGAGAGCGAAGACGAGACCCTCATGGACCGCTACCTGTCCGGTGAGGAGATCGACGTCAAGGCCCTCATCGAGGACCTGGAGAAGGCGGTCGCGCGGGGCAGCTTCTATCCGGTGCTGACCACGTCGGTGCCGCACGGCGACAACCCCGGGCCGGTGATCGGCATGAGCGAGCTGCTCGAAGTGATCACCCAGGCGTTCCCTTCGCCGCTGGAGCACGGCATCCCCACGGTCACCGGGACCGACGGCAAGTCGGACCGCCGGCTCACCTGTGATCCGGACGGGCCGCTGGTCGCCGAGGTCATCAAGACCGCCTCGGACCCGTACGTCGGGCGCATCTCGCTGGTCCGCGTGTTCAGCGGCACGCTGACGCCGGACGAGACCGTGCACGTGTCCGGGCATGGGCTGGAGGACCGCGGCCACGAGGATCATGACGTGGATGAGCGCGTCGGCGCGCTGTCCTCGCCGCTGGGCAAGCTCCAGCGGACCATGTCCTCGTGCGTGGCCGGCGACATCTGCGCGGTCGCCAAGCTCGGCCACGCCGAGACCGGCGACACGATCTCGGCCAAGGAGGAGCCGCTGCTGATGGCGCCCTGGTCGATGCCGGACCCGCTGCTGCCGACGGCGATCCAGGCCAAGTCCAAGGCCGATGAGGACAAGCTCTCCCAGGCGCTCGCGCGGCTGGTGGCCGAGGACCCGACCCTGCGGCTGGAGAACAACTCCGAGACCCGCCAGCTCGTGCTGTGGAACATGGGCGAGGCGCACGCCGACGTGCTGCTGGACCGGTTGAGCAGCCGGTACGGCGTCGAGGTCGAGACGGTGCCCCTGCGGGTGCCGCTGCGCGAGACCTTCGGCGGCACGGCCAGCGGGCTCGGCCGTCACGTCAAGCAGAGCGGCGGGCACGGGCAGTACGCCATCTGCCACGTGGAGGTGGAGCCACTGCCGTCGGGCTCGGGTTTCGAGTTCGCCGACAAGATCGTCGGCGGGGTCGTGCCCCGGCAGTTCATTCCGTCCGTGGAAAAGGGCCTGCGCGTCCAGATGGAGCGCGGCGTGCTCGCCGGGTACCCGATGGTCGACATCAGGGTCACGCTGTACGACGGCAAGGCTCACTCGGTGGACTCCTCCGACATGGCGTTCCAGACCGCCGGGCAGCTCGGCCTGAAGGACGCGGCGGCCAAGACGAAGGTCCTGCTCCTGGAGCCGGTCGACGAGGTCGCGGTGCTCGTCGCCGATGACTATGTCGGCGCGGTGATGTCGGACCTGTCATCCCGCCGCGGGCGGGTGCTCGGCAGCGAGGCCATCGCGGGCGGGCGGTCCTTGATCAAGGCCGAGGTGCCGCAACTGGAGATCACGCGGTACGCGATCGACCTGCGGTCGATGTCTCACGGCACGGGCACGTTCAGCCGCAGCTTCCTGCGGTACGAACCCCTGCCCGCACAGCTGGCCGAGAAGGTCATCGCCGAGTCGTAG
- the pgsA gene encoding phosphatidylinositol phosphate synthase produces the protein MLNQLRPALSRVTSPVGHALARTGVTPNTVTIIGTLGCVVGALAFYPFGEFFWGTIVITVFVFFDLFDGAVARVTGKVSRFGAFLDSNMDRVSDAAIFTGLILRFSSRDHNDMLLVCLALFCLISGALVSYARARAEGMGINATIGIAERGERLIVSLVAIGLAGLGVPYVLAAGLWLLSIASAITVVQRYVVVRRHVEAGDLS, from the coding sequence ATGCTCAACCAACTACGGCCGGCGCTTTCACGTGTCACCTCGCCGGTCGGGCACGCGCTGGCTCGCACCGGCGTGACACCCAACACGGTCACCATCATCGGCACGCTCGGATGCGTCGTCGGTGCGCTCGCCTTCTACCCCTTCGGAGAGTTCTTCTGGGGGACGATCGTCATTACGGTCTTCGTCTTCTTCGACCTGTTCGATGGGGCCGTGGCACGAGTGACCGGGAAGGTGAGCCGCTTCGGCGCCTTCCTCGACTCGAACATGGACCGGGTCTCCGACGCGGCGATCTTCACAGGGCTGATCCTCCGGTTCTCGAGCCGGGACCACAACGACATGCTCCTGGTCTGCCTCGCCCTGTTCTGCCTCATCTCGGGGGCACTGGTGTCGTACGCACGCGCGCGTGCGGAGGGCATGGGGATCAACGCCACCATCGGTATCGCCGAGCGTGGCGAGCGCCTCATCGTGAGCCTGGTCGCCATCGGGCTGGCCGGGCTGGGCGTCCCGTACGTGCTCGCCGCGGGCCTGTGGCTGCTCTCGATCGCCAGCGCCATCACGGTGGTGCAGCGCTACGTCGTCGTACGGCGGCACGTGGAGGCCGGAGACCTCTCATGA
- a CDS encoding phosphatidylinositol mannoside acyltransferase, with protein sequence MRDEVADYAYALGWSAVRYMPEPVAREIFMLIADRAWQRRGRGVRQLEKNLRRVVGDGPSDEELRELSRKGMRSYLRYWLESFRLPSMSRDRILSRMRITGIEAIYADLDAGRGVIAALPHMGNYDHAGAWIALSGTPFTTVMERLKPESLYDRFVAYRAGLGMEVLPASGGDGDVFGVLTERLSAGRMVCLVADRDLTASGVEVEFFGRAAKLPAGPAALAMRTGAALRPVTLWYEGDEWCVRVHDEIRVPGEGAREDRIHAMTQSLAHTFAQGVADHPEDWHMLQRVWVEDL encoded by the coding sequence GTGAGAGACGAGGTGGCCGACTACGCCTATGCCCTGGGTTGGTCGGCGGTCCGCTACATGCCCGAGCCCGTCGCCCGTGAGATCTTCATGCTCATCGCCGACCGGGCCTGGCAGCGCCGGGGCCGCGGCGTACGGCAGCTGGAGAAGAACCTCCGCCGGGTCGTCGGCGACGGGCCCTCGGACGAGGAACTGCGCGAACTGAGCCGCAAGGGCATGCGCTCCTATCTCCGCTACTGGCTGGAGTCCTTCCGCCTGCCGTCGATGAGCCGGGACCGCATCCTGTCCCGCATGCGCATCACCGGCATCGAGGCCATCTACGCCGACCTCGACGCCGGGCGCGGTGTGATCGCCGCGCTGCCGCACATGGGCAACTACGACCACGCCGGTGCCTGGATCGCCCTGTCGGGCACGCCGTTCACGACCGTCATGGAGCGGCTCAAGCCCGAGTCGCTCTACGACCGGTTCGTGGCCTACCGCGCCGGCCTGGGGATGGAGGTCCTGCCCGCCTCCGGCGGTGACGGCGACGTGTTCGGCGTGCTCACGGAGCGGCTGAGCGCGGGCCGGATGGTCTGCCTGGTCGCCGACCGCGACCTCACCGCGAGCGGCGTCGAGGTCGAGTTCTTCGGCCGGGCGGCCAAGCTGCCCGCCGGCCCGGCGGCGCTGGCCATGCGCACCGGAGCCGCGCTACGGCCGGTCACGCTGTGGTACGAAGGAGACGAGTGGTGCGTCCGGGTCCACGACGAGATCCGGGTGCCCGGTGAAGGCGCTCGTGAGGACCGGATCCACGCGATGACGCAGTCTCTCGCGCACACCTTCGCCCAAGGGGTCGCCGACCACCCGGAGGACTGGCACATGCTCCAGCGCGTCTGGGTGGAAGACCTGTGA
- a CDS encoding glycosyltransferase family 4 protein gives MRIGIVCPYTWDVPGGVQSHVRDLTEALFASGHEVSVIAPADDDAPLPPYVVSAGRAVPVPYNGSVARLSFGFLSAARVRRWIREGRFDVLHVHEPASPSLGVLACWAADGPIVATFHASFERSRALSAAGPILQSALEKITARIAVSEKARKTLVEHLGGDAVLIPNGVTTERYAMATPLPGWPGDDGALGFLGRMDEQRKGLPVLLRAFETLGRERPGLRLLLAGPGDADEIRARVPSDLRDRVVNLGLVSETDKVRALHSVDVFVAPNTGGESFGIVLAEAMSAGAPILASDISAFDRVLLGGRAGVLFPVGDAAALAAAASELLDDAPRRKQLSDEAKTAVRAYDWSTVARDVVRVYETVAGDTGVVETSASRP, from the coding sequence GTGAGGATCGGCATCGTCTGCCCCTACACCTGGGACGTTCCCGGCGGCGTGCAGTCACACGTACGCGACCTGACCGAGGCGCTGTTCGCGTCCGGGCACGAGGTCTCGGTGATCGCGCCGGCCGACGACGACGCACCTCTGCCGCCGTACGTCGTCTCCGCGGGGCGGGCGGTCCCGGTGCCCTACAACGGCTCGGTGGCACGGCTGTCGTTCGGCTTCCTGTCCGCCGCACGCGTACGCCGGTGGATCCGCGAGGGCCGGTTCGACGTGCTCCACGTGCACGAGCCGGCCTCGCCCTCACTGGGCGTGCTCGCGTGCTGGGCCGCCGACGGCCCCATCGTCGCGACCTTCCACGCCTCGTTCGAACGCTCGCGGGCACTGTCGGCGGCCGGCCCGATCCTGCAGAGCGCGCTGGAGAAGATCACCGCGCGGATCGCGGTGTCGGAGAAGGCGCGCAAGACGCTCGTCGAACACCTCGGGGGAGACGCCGTGCTCATCCCGAACGGCGTCACGACCGAGCGATACGCCATGGCGACGCCGCTGCCGGGCTGGCCGGGCGACGACGGGGCGCTCGGCTTCCTCGGGCGGATGGACGAGCAGCGCAAGGGGCTGCCGGTGCTGCTGCGCGCGTTCGAGACGCTCGGCCGTGAGCGCCCCGGGCTGCGGCTGCTGCTGGCCGGTCCCGGCGACGCCGACGAGATCCGCGCACGTGTCCCCTCGGACCTGCGCGACCGCGTGGTCAACCTGGGGCTGGTGAGCGAGACCGACAAGGTGCGCGCGCTGCACTCGGTGGACGTCTTCGTCGCGCCCAACACCGGCGGGGAGAGCTTCGGCATCGTGCTGGCCGAGGCGATGTCGGCGGGCGCGCCGATCCTGGCCAGCGACATCTCGGCCTTCGACCGGGTGCTGCTCGGCGGCCGTGCGGGCGTGCTGTTCCCCGTCGGGGACGCCGCCGCGCTCGCCGCGGCCGCCTCCGAGCTCCTCGACGACGCCCCGCGCCGCAAGCAGCTCTCCGACGAGGCCAAGACGGCGGTCCGGGCCTATGATTGGTCGACGGTCGCCCGCGACGTGGTCCGCGTGTACGAGACCGTGGCCGGGGACACCGGCGTCGTCGAGACCTCCGCGAGCCGGCCATGA
- a CDS encoding DUF3048 domain-containing protein produces the protein MRCFRLASPPVVLLAAASLVACSNAPEAATASPPPATTDPRPSATPTPTPARTHPFTGASTSADGPVLAVKIDNTRSAKPQLGLRSADIVYVEQVEGGLSRIMAIFSSKLPPRVGPVRSARVSDLHLLPEFGKPAFAYSGVQGKMKPYVAKAPLIDVSQDDSNTGYLRTGPHSAPYNLYGTPKQLLARAHGASKAADIGFRFGPAPDGGKPVKSFTARYPAASLRFQWSAAGKRWLVTQDGKADRAAEGGRLGGQTIVVQRAHTTRSQFHDFLGNYTPLVKTVGTGKATVLRDGKAYDARWSRPSESDGTTYTTASGQPMTFAPGEVWVVLVNDGKPTTP, from the coding sequence GTGCGCTGTTTTCGCCTCGCGTCTCCGCCCGTCGTCCTGCTCGCGGCCGCGTCCCTCGTGGCCTGCTCGAACGCGCCCGAGGCGGCCACGGCGTCCCCGCCGCCCGCGACGACGGACCCGCGACCTTCGGCCACCCCCACTCCGACTCCGGCCCGCACCCACCCGTTCACCGGCGCGAGCACGAGCGCGGACGGTCCGGTGCTGGCCGTCAAGATCGACAACACCCGGTCCGCGAAGCCGCAGCTCGGCCTGCGCTCCGCCGACATCGTCTATGTCGAGCAGGTCGAGGGCGGCCTCAGCCGGATCATGGCGATCTTCTCCTCGAAGCTCCCGCCGCGCGTCGGGCCGGTCCGCAGCGCCCGCGTCTCCGACCTGCACCTTCTCCCGGAGTTCGGCAAGCCGGCGTTCGCCTACTCCGGCGTGCAGGGCAAGATGAAGCCCTATGTCGCCAAGGCGCCCCTGATCGACGTCTCCCAGGACGACTCGAACACCGGCTACCTGCGCACCGGCCCGCACTCGGCGCCGTACAACCTCTACGGCACGCCGAAACAGCTGCTCGCCCGCGCGCACGGCGCCTCCAAGGCCGCCGACATCGGCTTCCGCTTCGGCCCGGCGCCGGACGGTGGCAAGCCCGTCAAGAGCTTCACCGCCCGCTACCCGGCGGCGTCGCTTCGGTTCCAGTGGTCGGCCGCCGGCAAGCGCTGGCTGGTCACCCAGGACGGCAAGGCCGATCGCGCCGCCGAGGGCGGACGGCTCGGCGGCCAGACGATCGTGGTCCAGCGGGCCCACACGACCCGTTCGCAGTTCCACGACTTCCTCGGCAACTACACCCCGCTCGTGAAGACGGTCGGCACGGGCAAGGCGACCGTGCTGCGAGACGGCAAGGCCTACGACGCCCGCTGGTCCCGGCCGTCCGAGAGCGACGGGACGACCTACACGACCGCGTCCGGGCAGCCGATGACCTTCGCCCCGGGCGAGGTGTGGGTGGTCCTCGTCAACGACGGGAAGCCCACCACGCCCTGA
- the pdxS gene encoding pyridoxal 5'-phosphate synthase lyase subunit PdxS, giving the protein MSTASPDQSNTVPETGTARVKRGMAEMLKGGVIMDVVTPDQAKIAEDAGAVAVMALERVPADIRAEGGVSRMSDPDMIEGIIGAVSIPVMAKARIGHFVEAQVLQALGVDYVDESEVLTPADYDNHIDKWAFTVPFVCGSTNLGEALRRITEGAAMIRSKGEAGTGDVSNATMHMRQIRQEIRRLGSLPEDELFVAAKELQAPYELVKEVARAGKLPVVLFTAGGIATPADAAMMMQLGAEGVFVGSGIFKSGDPAKRAEAIVKATTFYDDPDVIAKVSRGLGEAMVGINVASLSEADRLAARGW; this is encoded by the coding sequence GTGTCCACTGCCAGCCCCGACCAGTCCAACACCGTCCCGGAGACGGGCACCGCCCGCGTGAAACGGGGCATGGCGGAGATGCTCAAGGGCGGCGTGATCATGGATGTCGTCACGCCCGACCAGGCCAAGATCGCCGAAGACGCCGGCGCGGTGGCCGTCATGGCACTGGAGCGTGTGCCGGCCGACATCCGGGCCGAAGGCGGCGTTTCGCGGATGAGCGACCCGGACATGATCGAGGGCATCATCGGCGCCGTCTCGATCCCGGTCATGGCCAAGGCCCGCATCGGCCACTTCGTCGAGGCCCAGGTCCTCCAGGCGCTCGGCGTCGACTACGTCGACGAGTCCGAGGTGCTCACGCCCGCCGACTACGACAACCACATCGACAAGTGGGCCTTCACGGTCCCCTTCGTCTGCGGCTCCACCAACCTCGGCGAGGCGCTCCGCCGCATCACCGAGGGAGCGGCGATGATCCGCTCCAAGGGCGAGGCGGGCACCGGTGACGTGTCCAACGCCACCATGCACATGCGCCAGATCCGCCAGGAGATCCGCCGGCTGGGCTCGCTGCCCGAGGACGAGCTGTTCGTCGCCGCCAAGGAGCTCCAGGCCCCGTACGAGCTGGTCAAGGAGGTCGCGCGGGCCGGAAAGCTGCCGGTGGTGCTCTTCACCGCGGGCGGCATCGCGACGCCGGCCGACGCCGCCATGATGATGCAGCTCGGCGCCGAGGGCGTGTTCGTCGGCTCTGGCATCTTCAAGTCCGGTGACCCCGCCAAGCGGGCCGAGGCGATCGTCAAGGCGACCACGTTCTACGACGACCCCGACGTCATCGCGAAGGTCTCCCGCGGTCTCGGTGAGGCCATGGTCGGCATCAACGTCGCCTCGCTGTCCGAGGCCGACCGCTTGGCCGCCCGCGGCTGGTAG